CGTTTGATGCGATAGAGAAGTGGTTGAAACGTCATTCGAATGCGCTGGTAAGCTTCATGCATGTCAACCATGAGATTGGTAATGTAACAGATATAGAGCGCATAGGGCTACTTTGCAGGCAGTATGGTGCCTATTTTCATTCAGACATGGTACAAGGTATGTATTGTTTTAGCCATGATTTTTCTGCTTTACCTATTCAGCTTGCAGTTGGATCCGGGCATAAAATACATGCCCCTAAAGGTATTGGGTTTGCTTATATAGAGGCTTCCCTATCGGTTGATCCGCTCATCTATGGCGGCAGTCAAGAATTGAATAGGCGTGGTGGAACGGAAAATGTAGCCTATATTGTAGGTCTAGCCCAGGCATTAGAAATTGCGTATAGGGATAGAACAAAAACTGTAGCCTATCTTTTGTCTATTAAGCAATATATGATAGCTTTACTGAAAGCCTGTTTACCTAATGTGATTTTTAATGGCCATAGTTCGGATTTAACCAGAAGTAACCCTGCTCTATTGAGTATTACGCTACCAGGTAGAGAAGATAATGATATGCTAATCCATAACTTAGCGATTCATGGCATAGCCGCTGCCGAGGGGAGTGCTTGTAGTAGTGGTAGTGCGATTGCTTCACCCGTTATAGCCGCATTACAGGGGGAACACAATCAGGCAATACGCTTTTCCTTCAGCAAGTATACGACCCATGAAGAGATTGCAAAGACCGTTGAAGTATTGCGGCACCTTGCCTTGTAAAAAGTATTAAATAAGCTTTTCGGACCAAGTAGTAGACTTCTTCAGCTGCCTGCTTCGTAAAAACATACCCCTTCCGCTATATGCTCCCTTCTGCCTCCCTCTAAATTATCTACACCAACTACTTCATGTCCCAGGTGAAGCATCCTTTCTGCTAGATGAGTCCCTAAAAACCCAGCGATGCCTGTTATAAAAATTTTCATTTAAAGCTAAAACCATGTTTTCCCCTTGGGAAGGCAACGGAAATAAAACTCCTTTTTATAGGTAGCTTTTCTGCTATTTTTCACTTCTTGCTGCTATGCCTTCCTGCTCTTTAATTGCCCTTGTAGTTTTTCTGCTATTTTTTCACTATTGCTGTTACTGCTTTCCTTGTTGCTTTTTGCTCTCTGTTGTATAATTCTTTTGCCATTCTTGCTTCTTCTGCTCTTCGTGAACTTCCTTTGCTAGGGGAAGTGGATACTACCTTATGATCCGTAGCTGCTTTAACTTTAACCCCAGGTAGATAGCAATGCATATTTTTAGTATTTTCCCTAAAGTATTTAAAGTTTTTATTTTAGTTTGTTTTTTATAACCTCGGAAAGTTAGTATAGTTATGTAATAATCGTTTAAAGATGAAAAAACTTATGATACATTATAAATTCTATGGGTATATGAACCAGATTAAGCGTATGCTAAATAAAAATAGAAAGCAGGGCATTGTGCTTTTATTGCTTCTTGCTGCAACCATGTTAGCAACGGATTGTACTAAGTTGCTGCTCCACACAGATTAATCTGTTTATATGCATCAGATATATATTGCTTATTACCATTGAGGACAGGAGTTTCTGCACATAGGGTAGCTAAAATCAGTAAAATTTTTCATTAATATTTCTTGCAGACAATCCAAATAAAAAGCATGCCTACACTGCTTTCCCTGTTTCGGTAAACATACCCTGGATTTCAGGGTTTTGCTTTTTTAGCGTTCATTTGTTCAAGGCATACCGCACAGTTATTTTCTTTTACTGTTTCTGCTGATTGGACTTGTTGTTTTGCTTGCTCTGTTGTATTCCTGTCAGGAATGGACGCTTTGCTATAATTCCCTGCTAGCACTATGGTAGAAAGCAGTAACAAGGACATAATGGTTTTGTAAAGGTGATCGCATATGCTTTAAGCATTTAATTGCTACAAGGATTTATAAATTATAACCTTCCTCTATTTTTTAGGGAGTCTATCTCCCTCTTTACTTCCATCCTCTCCATTGTTCCTGCTATTTTCGTTTTATGACTAATCACGCTACGCGAGTGGATTCATACTATTGAGCATAATGTTATACAAAGATTCTGATGTTTCTGAGCATGGTGTTACACCAAGATTATAGTGTTTCTATTGGATTTCCTCCTCCTGCTGTTTCTGCTTCTGCTGCTTCTGCTTCTGCTGTTTCTGTTTCTGCTGCTCCTGCTGTTTCTGTTTCTGTTTCTGCTGTTTCTGTTTCTGTTTCTGCTGTTTCTGCTGTTTCTGTTTCTGCTGCTCCTGCTGTTTCTGTTTCTGTTTCTGTTTCTGCTGTTTCTGCTCCTGCTGTTTCTGTTTCTGTTTCTGCTGTTTCTGCTGTTTCTGTTTCTGTTTCTGCTGTTTCTGCTGTTTCTCCTATTGCTTCTATTATTGCTTTTGTTCCTGCTGTTCCTGCTGTTCCTGCTAACTAGGGTTTGTATGGTATGTAACGGTACATAGTCGCTTATTCCGTTTTAAATGTACAATGGATAGAAGCTGTTAAATAGAGCAGGCTGTTATGGATATAGTCCCAGTAAGCGAAAAAAATCTTGTCGCTTTCTTTGCTAACTTTTACTTTATGGTTATTCTTTTTAAAGGATTATGCCTTTTGTTTGTGCAAATTGTGGTGGTCCGGTCTAGCTAACAATGCATTGTCTCTTCCTAACAACCAGCCTATAAAGATAGATGACGTTGCTACAGTTCCTCTTGCTCTTTTATGTACGCAAGATATAGAATTAAATAGGGTATTGGGAGGTGGAATTGTACCAAGTTCTTTGGTATTATTAGGTGGGGAGCCAGGTATTGAGAAATCCACGCTTTTACTTCAAATGGCTTTGCAATTAGAATCCTGTAAGGTTTTGTATGCTTCTGGGGAAGAAACGGTAGCTCAAATTAAGATACGTGCTGCACGCTTGGCATTGGCTGCTCAAAATTGTTTCTTACTGCAGGAAAATTCGCTTAGGAAGCGATCCCAGACGGCTTACTATGCTACTGGCTGTATTAGAGAAGCGAGCAGGTTTGCGTTTACAGGATCGAAATGTTTTTGTAAATATTACAGGTGGGTTAAAGGTAGATGACCCTGCCTTGGATTTAGCCGTTTGCATGGCGATAGTTGGATCACTGAAGGATAATGCTATTGTACATGACCAATGTTTTATAGGAGAGGTAGGGTTAAGTGGTACGCTCAGAAAAGTTTTACGTGTGGAACAAAGGATAGCAGAAGCTGAACGATTGGGATTTAAGGAAGTTTTCGTAGCTCCCCAAAATCAATCGATTGCCAGATCCTTTGGCGTAAAAGTTCATTACGTCCAGACATTAAAAGAACTTATAACCTATTTGCTACATTAGCATAGTGGGTTATATAGGCAATACGTTTTTCTTTTAGCAAGTATACTACCCATGAGGAGATTGCAAAGACCGTTGAAGTATTGTGCGGTACCTTGCCTTGTAAAAGTATTAAATAAGCTTTTCGGACCAAGTAGTAGGGGTTAAAGCGTTGTGTATTTCAAGAGGCCTA
Above is a window of Candidatus Cardinium hertigii DNA encoding:
- a CDS encoding magnesium chelatase domain-containing protein translates to MLLAVLEKRAGLRLQDRNVFVNITGGLKVDDPALDLAVCMAIVGSLKDNAIVHDQCFIGEVGLSGTLRKVLRVEQRIAEAERLGFKEVFVAPQNQSIARSFGVKVHYVQTLKELITYLLH
- a CDS encoding cysteine desulfurase family protein, yielding MAIYLDNAATTLIDPAVLTAMLPYLTQLCGNPSSIHRYGCQAKSAVEKARKKIAQLLNIAPAELVFTSGGTEGNNMLLRGIVEAKQIKYVLTSELEHLSVRMPLVQLAKQGKLSVTYLPVDGKGTLAFDAIEKWLKRHSNALVSFMHVNHEIGNVTDIERIGLLCRQYGAYFHSDMVQGMYCFSHDFSALPIQLAVGSGHKIHAPKGIGFAYIEASLSVDPLIYGGSQELNRRGGTENVAYIVGLAQALEIAYRDRTKTVAYLLSIKQYMIALLKACLPNVIFNGHSSDLTRSNPALLSITLPGREDNDMLIHNLAIHGIAAAEGSACSSGSAIASPVIAALQGEHNQAIRFSFSKYTTHEEIAKTVEVLRHLAL
- a CDS encoding NAD-dependent epimerase/dehydratase family protein; its protein translation is MKIFITGIAGFLGTHLAERMLHLGHEVVGVDNLEGGRREHIAEGVCFYEAGS